Sequence from the Equus caballus isolate H_3958 breed thoroughbred chromosome 6, TB-T2T, whole genome shotgun sequence genome:
CTAGTATTACATACAGCCTCCAACTTTAGACTATTAGTAAGACACAGAGGTACCTAGAATCTGTCCAAATCAAACACAGGGAAACTGTGAGTTTCAGTATAATAACATAAGGGCAAAAGGACTCTTAGAATGGGAACTAGATCTTGCAAAGGGTAAAATGCAGAAAGACCACCTTCCATCCTGCCTAGTCCCTGATGGAACTGTGTATCCTTTCAAAGGGGGTGTGTCTAGGCTAGTCTGCTCCTGTATGTCCATTTCTGAGACACGCAGGCTATCGTATAAACACCAAAGGCCCACTCTGAATAATCCAAAACACGCCCATTCACTTGAAGTGGCCTTCAAATAGTTCAGCACAGACTCTCCAGTAGCACTACGTGCCTTCAGAGAATTCTGCGGGCACGGCAGGTTTGTGGGGAAGCATGTGTGGGAATGACTGGAGAACAGACACAAAGTGAAAGCGAGTCACAAAAGGAAACGGAAtcgtttttcttaaaaaatgaagcaCACAAACTCACCTTTTTCATCGTTCACCACACACTGGGTTTTCTCTTGACATTCTTTGGGTACCACCACAGTAGCTATCTCCTGAACATCTTTCATTAAAACATCACTATCTACTTTAAGAATACTTTTAAGTCGGCTGAGCTCCTTCGGggcattctttttcctcttttcagcacgcatcttccttttccacttactCCGCAAGCTTTTAGCCATCTTTTACCTGCAAAGTTAACAACAAATATTCAAAAGCAAATATTCACTATCAAAGACAAAAAAGGCAAATCCCTGGAAAACAGGTCAAAAGGTATCTCTACAAAACATGAACGAATGGAAAGTAAAAGTCTTCACGACTTATGATGGCATGATGCACAAATTATGAGAGGATCCACATGGCAGATACAGCCATTAAATAATAATTAGGAACACCAAATCAAACTCCCTGGGGTCACTGGCAAGCTGTTAGTCAAGCCAAATCTGACAGCTCCTGGAGTTCCCATACAAGGTGCAGTCATCAATCCAGCTATTTTCAACCTGTCTATTTTCCACTCTTGCTTTCTCTCCACCCCTTAGCCTCGGCCCTAACTCTTCCATAAGGTAGTTAGTGTGAGCTTTTAAAAGTTTAGAGCATATCACTGCCTTTTTTGGAGTTCTGTAATGACCTCCCATCTCCTATGTTCAAGATCTACAAGGTTATTTGtggcctggcccctgcctcctTCAACTCTGTCTCGTCTCATGCTCCCCGCTCCACCCCACCTCCAAGTACCAATTACATCTGAAACAAGTCCAACCAATGACAACCTAGGGACCCTGTGGGGATGTGATGAGGggtggaaatgaaaagagaataggGATTATATAGTTTAGAGGGAAACTTTCGGGAGTGATTTATAACATCATCTTGACTGCGCTGATGGATTTACGTTTGTATATATATCAAAAACTTACACTACACACTTTAAACGTGCAGTTTGTGTTAATTATACATCAACAAAGCAgttaaataaatcattaaaacatgattttaacaagaaacaaagaaaaaagaagtccaAACTGCGTCCACTTAGTACCTTTACACGTGCCGTCCCCGTGTCTGGGGGCTGATGTCCGCAAGCCTTGCTCCATCACTTCAGGACCTCAGAAAGGGCGCCTCTGACCCCGCAACCGCCCCCTTCTATTCTCTATCGCAtggtcctttcctttcctttctaacACGCGCTGCAAGCTGAAATCACTGAGACAATCCTGCGTCGTCCCCTGGGCATGGGGGCTCCACGGAAGCAGGGCTGAGCAGTCTTGCTCACTGCGGACCCCCAATGCGCAGCGCTCTGCACCCAGTCAAGGCTGAATGGGCGTTTGTGGGATGGACGCCCAGCAACCACACACTCCCCGTGCCCCCGTCCACACAACCCCAGCCTGCGAGGGGCAGGGACCGAGGCCGCGGCAGACCACCTCGAGGGCCCAGCTTACCGGGCGGCACAGACCAGAGCGGCCTCCACTCGCACCGCACGGGGAACCCTCGCCCCCCGGGGCCGGGGCCTCGGGCCGGGCGCACGCTCGCCAAGACACGGTGAGCCTCTGCACCGGCGGCGGCGTCGAGACGCGGGTCCCACGCCCACCGCACCCGGGAGACCCTGAACTCACCTGGACGCCCAGACGCTCAGACGCACGCGGCGCACGCCGACAGGAACCCCACGCACTTCCGCCTTCCGGGCTGCCCTCCACTGCCCCGCCCCGGGTCGGCGCACTGCACGCCGGGAACCCCAGCGGAGAGGCGGGGTTCTGCGCACGCGCACCTTCTGCCCCGGGGGCGAGCGCGGGCCTGGAGCGCGGCCCCTCCCAGGTGGGTTCCGAAGTTggagctggggaagggggaggaaaacCCAGGTGGAGGCTCCGGCGCCAGTGAGGCGGCGTCCCGGGCATGGGCGGGGCAGCCCCGAGACCCGCAACCCGGGAATGATGCTGGCCAGGTGCCCCTGCAGGTGAGGTGGGGAGTGCGGACCCCCTGAGATCCCAGGTCCGCCTCGCCGCTCTCAGCACTCACGGACCTGCTGGGACCGCGGCATTCCAGATCACGCCTTCTTCTAGAAGCCGAACTGAGATCTCTATTTGCAGCccttaaattttctcatttctgggATGGTCTCAAGGATGTACGCATATGCCAAAATTTATCAAATCGttcactttaaatatgtgaaatttaCTGTATGTCAGTTTTGCCTCAAAGTTGTTACCAAAAACTCCTTTGCCATCCCAAAGACAAGTTTGAACTGGGCTAAAATGATCAAATGTACTTCCCAaaccaaaaaataattttctgaaaagaatggcattgttttatattttttaaaggtcaaATCTGCTTTGGTTTATTTACTATCTTTAGTTCCAATTCAGTACATTCTGCCTTTAGACTGACAATAGTAATATTATTAATAGCAGCTGACATTAACACTGAGTTTATATGATATatccatctcatttaatccttataacagcCCAATAAACTAGGTATTGTTATTGTATTGTAAAGATGAGGCAAAAGACctaaagaaggaagaatgagCAACTGCCAAAGGAGATACAAGAAGGAAGCTGCACAGAAAGGATTCTAACTTATTACCTACTCTGCTATGTTAAACTTGAgtatagtgtaggggaggaagacatttcctctagccaaagtgggttcgtctggccggagaacgaattaaattcacatgagacagaatcgCAAgagaaacaaagctttatgaggaacatggtctggggcctttcttcccgaaggaagaaagggcaccgaagaagtggggtgcacagagtggttatatagccacaaacaggatatttcacatgtgattgaaatgtccctcccacaatagtcacaagattgccctgtcgcacagcgcttgatggacacagcagatagtgggtcagctatctcggtgggcatagcaggaggcaagtctattgtctcaagctgggtggtcagaggtgagcgcagcaatcagttcctagcctaaggaaagatgcttaatccttaaagaagtgccaacgttgggagggggagggaagtcagttacaggagattaccagataagcacaataaacaaatgcagatttaagtccttgccttccccattgattaagagtttctagagataaggtcatctcctttcttcttcctggtacagagagggaggcacctttacagatagagatttcctttacaacgtAAATGTcccttacaaagggtaagtaaattctactcctcagagcctccttccctgtctcagattatcaaaagcaatcagcctcaaataatcctcatgccaaagagacatatcttggggtggccaattccactCCCCACAATAGCATCATGCAATTGGGTATTCAACAAATAACTGATAATGATGGAGTCAAATTTACATCTAAAATTCACCAGAGATTAAATCTATACTACTAATTTGTTTAAACTTTTCCATAGCTGGGAAAAGATGCTTAGTGAGTGTTATGAGCTGagctgtgtccccccaaaattcataaaaTGAAGTCTCTCTTAGTCTGTTAGGGCTGCCTTAACGAAACACTAGAGACAGGGTAgtttataaacaagagaaatttatttctcacagttccggaggctgtaagtccaagatcaaggtgctggcagattcggtgtctAGTTAAAGGCTCTTCCTGGTTCATGGACTGGTCTTTTCGCTGTCACCTCACGTGGCCGAAAGGGTGAGGGATCTCTgtagggtctcttttataagagcactcatcttattcatgagagctccatcctcatgacctaagcacatCCCAAAAGTCCTACCTCCCCATACTGTCACACTGGGCTTTAGGTTTCAACataaattttggagggacacaaacattcagaccactgCAAAGTTCTAGCCCCCAGCACCCtggaatgtgaccatatttggagatagggtctttaaagagataattaagataaaatcaggtcattagggtgggcgttaatccaatatgacaggtatccttataagaagaggaaatttggacagagacaAGTACAGAGAGAGgcccatgtgaagacacagggagatgaCCATCTACCAACCAAGAGCaagacctcagaagaaaccagccctgcgAAACCTTGATCTCAGTCTTCTAGCCTTCAGGATGTGAGAAAATTAATGTCTGTTTAAGTGCCCCCGGCTGTGGTTCTTTGGGAATTTGCCAGTTTCATTGGCCACTGGTACACtgctgtaattttaaaaaggaaaatctgtacttgaaaaaatgtcaaattttatGTCAAAAACCTgactttcagattttttttttttaaagattttatttttcctttttctccccaaagccctccccaaagtacatagttatatattctagttgtaggttcctctggttgtggcatgtgggacaccacctcagcatggcctgatgagcggtactgatgaggattttaggctgcttcattttaaaactgcagatgagaagcaggctctgaggagtggaatttgcttgccctttgatcagagacagttgcatttgtgaaggaaatctccatgcctccctctctgcgccaggaggaaggggggatggccttatctctggaaactcttaatggggaaggcaagaacttaagttgtttactgtctggcaacctcatgtaactgaccccccaccccaaaatcctcctttgtctttagctgaagataatatttaagcggtgactTCTACCATTTACTCAATCctgtttgattcttatctaaaagttgtgggaccgcccaatggccggaccctaccggcactggtaccattttaacttttttttgtcttgtaaagagataactcacatacctatgccttaaatttagctctaaccctcaacttggggcagcagaagcagcagcagcagtggctcctcctgcccgtgggtcctgtccccacgcagcagctctgactgcccatgggtcctgtccccatgctattccttactattctctaaataaaagagcactactgccagatcttaagagtctaagaaatctttctttcgactcttcggctcaccaaccccgcatcattTCCATGTCCgcgccaaggatccaaaccagcgaaaccctggaccatggaagcggagcatgcgaacttaaccattcagccacagggccggccccaagacttaatttttaatacatcattttataatgaaatgtcattgacattttaatataattttaatatagtacTGAACAATTCTCTGTGgaatttatcttttatattttttttctttctaaataagaTTAAAATCTCCTAGTAAAAGGAGATTTATACTTTATATAGGTAAGGACAGAAGTActttaaaatcaaaatcaaatctaatgttaattaagaaaaaatttagataaaatcaCTAGACAAAGATAAATTGGTATTCTTAAACTAATCTACTCATGAAATTCTTTTTGAATTGCAAATGAACAATCTATATATGGCAAATTTAGGATTGAAAAATAGAATACT
This genomic interval carries:
- the LLPH gene encoding protein LLP homolog isoform X1 translates to MAKSLRSKWKRKMRAEKRKKNAPKELSRLKSILKVDSDVLMKDVQEIATVVVPKECQEKTQCVVNDEKDDMKMETEIKRNKKSLLDQHGQYPIWMNPRQRKRLKAKRQKQRGRSKAKAAKGLAW